A region of the Streptomyces sp. NBC_00442 genome:
AGACCTCCACCGTCGAACTCCTCGAAGGACTCGCCCCGCCCAGCGGCGGCAGCGTCCGGGTGCTCGGGCACGACCCGTACACCGAACGGGCCGCCGTGCGTCCCCGTACCGGCGTGATGCTCCAGGAGGGCGGCTTCCCCGCCGAGTTGACCGTCGCCGAGACGGTACGGATGTGGGCGGGCTGCACCAGCGGGGCCCGGCCGGTGGCCGAGGCGCTCGAACTCGTCGACCTGGGCCGGCGCTCCGAGGTCCGCGTCAAGCAGCTCTCCGGCGGCGAGAAGCGCCGGCTCGACCTGGCGCTCGCGCTGCTCGCCCGCCCCGAGGTGCTCTTCCTCGACGAGCCGACGACGGGCCTCGATGCCGAAGGGCGGCGCGACACCTGGGAGTTGGTGCGCGCGCTGCGCGACGGCGGCACCACCGTGCTCCTGACCACCCACTACCTGGAGGAGGCCGAGGCGCTCGCCGAGCGGCTCGCGATCCTCCACGAGGGCCGCATCGCGGCCACCGGCCGGGTCGACGAGGTCGTCGCCGCCCAGCCCTCGCACATCTCCTTCGAGCTGCCCGACGGCTACCACCTGGGCGACCTTCCGCCGCTCGACCGGCTCGGCGTCACCGGCCACGAGACGGCCGGCCGCACGGTGAGCCTGAAGACCACGCAGCTCCAACACGCCGCCACCGGACTGCTGTTGTGGGCCAGGGACAGCGCGGTCGAGCTGCGGGGGCTCGATGTGCGCTCGGCCTCGCTCGAAGAGGCGTTCTTGAAGATCGCGCAGGACCGGCGCGGAGAGAAGGAGACCGTCCGATGAGCACCACCACCCTGGACGCGGTCGGCAGCCCTGCGCGGCCGAAGGAGCGGCCGACCACCTCGGCGGCGGGCCGCATGAAGGCGCTGGCACGCGCCGAACTCACCCTGCTGGGCCGCAACAAGTCCACGATGTTCACCGTGCTCCTGCTGCCGAGCGTGCTCACCGCCTCGATGTACGGGACGGTCAGCAGCATCGACTTGGCGAAGAACGGGCTGAACGCGGGAACCGTGCTGTTGCCCGGCTCACTCGGCTTCGCCCTGCTGTTCGCCCTGTACTCACCGCTGGTCGGCATCTATGTCGTACGCCGTGAGGAACTCGTCCTGAAACGGCTGCGCACCGGGGAGCTGCGGGACTGGGAGATCCTCGCGGGGGCGGCGCTGCCCGCCGTGCTCATCGCCCTCGCGCAGTCCGCACTGCTCGTGGTGGGCTGCTCGCTGTGGCTGCACGTGCCGCCGCCCGGGTCGTGGTGGCTCGCGGTCGTCGGGCTCCTGCTCGGCATCGCCGTGATGGGCGCGCTCGCCACGGCGACCGCCGCCGTCACCAGGACCGCCGAGGGCGCCCAGGTCGCGGTGATGCCGATGATGCTGCTCTCGACCGCCGGATCGGGCCTGGTCGTCCCCCTCGACATGCTGCCCGACAAGGTGGCCGCGGTGTGCGACGCGTTGCCGCTGACCCCGGTGATCCAGCTGATCAGGGGCGCCTGGACGGGCGGGGCCGGCGCGGGTGACGTACTGCGCGAGCTGCTCGTCATGGTTGTCTGGACGCTCATCGCGGTACTGGTCGTGCGCAAGCGCTTCCGCTGGGAGCCGCGGCGCTGAGACGGGGGGCGGCAAGGTGTTCGGCCGGATACACGCATGGCATCGGCGGCACTGGCGTGACCGCAGCAGGGTCGAGAAGGTCGAGTTCCAGAGCCGGCTGATCTGGCGGTGCACGACCTGGTTCTTCTTCCTCAGCTGGGAGGTGCCGTTCGTGCTGCAGGGCCTGCGGCACGAGCCCCTGCCGCTCGCCCTCGCCGCGGCGGCGCTCGTCACCGGCGCGGCCCAGGCCCACCAGGGCATCCGGTCGCACCGCGCAGCCCTCGACCAGTATCTGGGGCGTGGCACCGCGCCGCGCCGCCCGCTCCTGGTGTCCCTCGGGCTCTGTATGGCCTCGCTCGCGCTGGTCGCCGCTCTGTACGCGGCGCACGGCCTCAACATCACCGACCTCACCCTGATCACGCCCTACCTCGTGATCCCGTTCGGGATGACGTACAGCACGGTCACCGCCCCCTGGACATTCCTCAGGCGGTTCGCCCTGCTCGCCCTGCCGACCGTGGCGGTGTTCGCGGCGGCCGGGGTGCGGGGCGGGCGGCTGCTGGCCCTGGCCCTCGTGGTCGCCCTGTCCGGAGGCTGGATCCTGCTGATGGCGCGCTGCGGGGCGTGGACGCTGTCCGTGATGTGGGAGTCCGACCGGGCCCGCGAGACCGAGGCCCGGCTCGCGGTCGCCGAGGAACGGCTGCGCTTCGGCCGCGACATGCACGACGTGCTCGGCCGCAACCTCGCCGTCATCGCGCTCAAGGCCGAGCTCGCCGTCCAGCTCGCCCAGCGCGGCAGGCCCGAGGCGGTGGCACAGATGGTGGAGGTGCAGCGCATCGCCCAGGAATCGCAGAAGGAGGTACGGGACGTGGTGCGCGGATATCGCGAGGCGGACCTCGGCGTGGAGATCGAGGGCGCCCGGGGCGTGCTCGGAGCGGCCGGGATCGGCTGCGACTACAGCGGGCCCGCCGACGGCCTGACCGTCGAGGCGCAGTCGGCGCTCGGCTGGGTGGTGCGCGAGGCCACCACCAATGTGCTGCGGCACGGCGACGCCCGCAACGTGGCGATCAACCTCGCCGTCACCGAGCACACCGCGACCCTGGTCGTCGAGAACGACGGCGTACCGGAACGGCCGAACACCACCCCCGGCTTCGGCCTCGCCGGCCTGCGCGAGCGGCTCTCCGCGCTCGGCGGCACCCTGGAGGCCGGCCCGGCCGGAGACGGAATGTTCCGGCTGACGGCGGAGGTGCCCCGATGAGACCGGCCGACGAGGAAGGCTCCCCCATGAGGCGCGTGCGGGTGCTGCTCGCCGACGACGAGCACCTGATCCGGGGCGCGCTCGCGGCCCTGCTCGGTCTCGAGGACGACCTGGAGGTCGTCGCGGAGGCCGCTTCCGGGCCCGAGGCGCTCGCGATGGCACGGGCCCACCGGCCCGACGTGGCGGTGCTCGATCTGGAGATGCCGGGCGCCGACGGCGTGACGGTGGCCACACAACTGCGGGCCGAACTGCCGTCCTGCCGCACCATGATCGTGACCGGTCACGGGCGCCCCGGTCACCTCAAGCGGGCCCTTTCGGCAGGGGTGCGGGGCTTCGTGCCGAAGACCGTCAGCGCCCGGCGGCTCGCCGAGATCATCCGTTCCGTGCATGCCGGAAACCGTTATGTGGACCCGGAGTTGGCGGCCGACGCGATCTCCGCGGGGGACTCGCCGCTGACCGTGCGTGAGGCCGAGGTGCTCGCGTTCGCGGCCGACGGGGCGCCCGTCGCGGAGATCGCCGAGCGGGCCGCCCTGTCCCAGGGGACGGTGCGCAACTACCTCTCGTCGGCCGCCGCCAAGCTGGGGGCCGAGAACCGTCATACGGCCGTGCGTCTCGCGCGCGAGCGAGGTTGGGTATAGTGGTCTCCGCGCCACGGCGCATGCGAACGTAGCTCAGCTGGTAGAGCACCACCTTGCCAAGGTGGATGTCGCGAGTTCGAACCTCGTCGTTCGCTCCATATGAGGAGAAGCCCCCCGGTCCTCGACCGGGGGGCTTCTTCGTGTCCGCGCCGGCTACGCCCAGCTGGTGCCGGTGAGCCGCTCGTACGCCTCGACGTACTTGGCCCGGGTCGCGTCCACGACCCGCTGCGGCAGCGCCGGCGGCGGCTGCTCGCTCGTGCGGTCCCAGCCCGACTCCGCCGAGGTCAGCCAGTCACGGACGTACTGCTTGTCGTAGGAGGGCTGGTCGCGGCCCGGCTCCCAGGTCGCGGCCGGCCAGAAGCGCGAGGAGTCCGGGGTGAGCACCTCGTCGGCGATGACCAGCTCCTCGCCCGCGAAGCCGAACTCGAACTTGGTGTCCGCGAGGATGATGCCCCGCTCGCGCGCGACGTCACGGGCCCGGCCGTAGACGGCGAGGGTGGCCTGGCGCAGCTGGGCGGCGGTCTCCGCGCCGACCTGGCGGGCCACCTCCTCGTAGCTCACGTTCTCGTCGTGCTCGCCGACGGCGGCCTTGGTGGCGGGCGTGAAGATCGGCGCGGGCAGCTCGGAGCCGTTGTCCAGGCCCTCGGGCAGCGCCAGGCCGCACACCGTACGGGAGGTGTTGTACTCGGCGAGCCCGGAGCCCGCGAGGTAGCCACGGGCCACGCACTCCACCGGGACCATCGTGAGCGACTTGCACACCAGGGTGCGGCCCGCCCAGTCGGCGGGGGCGCCGGCCGGTACCTCGCTGGAGATCACGTGGTGGGGGACCAGGTCGGCGAGCAGGTCGAACCACCACAGCGACAACTGGGTCAGCACCCGGCCCTTGTCGGGGATCTCGGTGGGCAGCACCCAGTCGTACGCGGACAGCCGGTCGCTGGCGACCATGACGAGGTCGCCGGCCTCGTTCCGATAGAGGTCACGCACCTTGCCCGTGTGGAGGTGGGTCAGGCCCGGAACCTCGGTCGGCTCGGGCTTTTCTACGAATCCGGACACGGTTCCTCCGCGTAGGTTGATCCAGGGAGCGCTTCCGATTCTCTCCCATGCGCGGGGCCACCCCGGTCGCGGGTCCGGCCGGCCGGACCGAAGGGCGGGGCGGGGGCGGCACCCGGGCGGGCGGCCGTGCTCAGTCGCGCTTGCAGATGCGGTCGAGGAGGTTGGCCGTGGCGCGCTGGATGCGGGTGTCCACATGGCCGGGCCGGTCGAGCGCCGGGGACCAGGCGAAGGTGCCCGAAGCGAACACGAGCGCGCCGGAGGGAGCCCGGTACAGGGACGTCTCCTGGTGCCGGGTGTGCTGCTCGCTGTCCTGGTACGGCGAGTGGGCGAGCAGGATGCGGTCCCGGTGCTCGGGGAGCGCGGTGCGCGGGTAGTAGCGGTCCGCCTCGCCGGCGACAAGCCCCTCGATCTCGTCGCCGTCGCCGGCGCCGGTCGCCTCCCACAGCCAGTGGTCCGCGTTGCGCACGACCATGGGGGCCGGCTCGGGGACACGGCCCGCGTACTGGATGCCCAGGAGCTGCTGCTCGGGCTTGGCCACCTCGCGCCACAGCGCGGGGCGGCCGGGGCCGCGGCGCTTGCGGCAGGTCAGCAGACGGTTGGGCACGCCGGACGGGGACGGCCCCAACTCCACCTGCCAGTACATGGTGTTGGCGGACAGGAAGACCAGCGAGGTGCCGCCGTCGCGGGCGAGCTCGACGGCGCGGCGCATCGGGGCCGACCAGTACTCGTCGTGGCCGGGGAAGACGAGGCCGCGGTAGCGGGTCGGGTCCACCCGGCCGGCGTGCAGGTCGCGGGCGTCGGCGTAGGCGAGATCGTAGCCGTAGCGCTCGGCCCAGCGGATGAAGTCGTAGGCGTGGCCCACGTGCAGGGGCAGGCCCGCGCCCGCGTAGGGGCGGTCGAAGGAGACGGTGATCGCCGCGTCCTCCTCGCCGAGCAGCCCGCCCTCGCCGTCCCAGGCGTGGTAGAGGCTGGCGCCGGTGCGGCCGTCCTCCGGGTACAGGTTGTAGGCCTGCCAGGTGATGTCGGGCAGCAGCAGGAGCAGATCGGCCGGGTGGTCGTCGCGGACCGTGAACGGGATGTGCGAGCGGTATCCGTCGGCGGTGGTCAGCACCGCGACATGGGCGCCGATCGAGGCGTGCGTGGGGACCTGGTAGCGCCAGGACTGCCACCAGTGGTGGCAGGAGACCGTACGGTCCGCGGTCAGCGGGGGCGGCTGGACGATCCCGGAGAGCCGGGGGCTGGTGGCGATCTTCGCGGCGCCGTCGCCTCCGTAATGGCCGATCCGGTAGACGTCGACGGTGAACTGCTGCGGGGGGTCCACGGTGATGTGGAAGTCGATGGCCTCACCGGGCGCGACGGCCCCGCTGGAGGCGAACCCCTTGATCTGCTGGCGCACGTCGTCGGCGGTACGCGGGCCGCTGACGCGGGCGGTGCCGCGCGTGCTGCTGCGCGGGGCGCCGTGCTGGGCCGGGAGGTGATCGACGTACCAGGGCACCACGTGCCCGGTGTCGTCGAAGTACGTCTCGCTGCCGCGCAGCCAGGGCAGCGGGCCCTGCCCGAAGGGGTCCGAGACGGCGTGCGCCAGGGCACCGGACTCCCAGCGCCGGATGTGCTCCGACCGTTCCACCCCCATGCCGCTTCCCTCCCTCGGTCCCCCGGGACTCCCCGGGACACCCCGGGCGCCCATGCGGTGTACGCCGCCTGTCAGCTACCGGTCCCCAGCACATCACATAACGCACGCACTCCGTCACCGTTCGTCGCGAATTGACGTCAAGGGGAAGTCGACATTCCGGATGCCTCGGGGCGAACTACGGCAGGGGGTAGGGGCTTTGGGGTGCCCGGGGCTCCGGGAGGGGGCCGGCGGCCGGCCCCGGCGTCGGCGGTCCCGGCGTCGGCGGCCGGGACGGACTCCATCGGACGGGACGCCGTCAGACCAGCCGCACCGGCTTCTCCGGCCGGATGCCGATGGAGGTGAGCCAGTCGCGCAGCGCATCCGCGTCCCCGTCCTCGATCAGGGTCAGCACCGGGGACGTCAGGTCCGAGCGGCGCACCTCGTCGACGAGGAGCGACGGACCGTCCAGCCAGTCGAGCCCCGGCATCGCGCCCGCCGTGTCGACCGCGGCGCAGCACACCATCGCCGTCACATGGTCGGCCAGCAACTCCCGCCCCGTACGCGGGGGTTGGAGCGGGAAGAGCGGCATCGTGTCGAAGCACCAGGATTCGGGGACGGGCGCGGGCGGCGCGGACGCGGCCTCCTCGCCGGCCACCTCCGCCGCGATCCCCGCGGCCAGCAGGTCCGCGACGTCGTCTCCCGACGCGGTCAGATGGTCGATGACGCGGGCGAGGGTGGGCGCCGCGGGCCGCGCGCCGCGCCGCTCGCCGAGCCCGTCGAGCACCCGGTGCAGCCGGGCCGCCTCCATGCGCCATTTGCGGTCGACGACCTCCTCCGGATACGCCGCCCAGTCGAGCGGCGCCCAGTCGGGGCCGGGCTCGGCGGGACCTCCGTGGAACAGCCGGGCCGCGAGCAGCGACGTCGCCTCGTCGGCGATACCGGGCTCCTCCAGGAGGTCGCAGGCCGGCCGCTCGCCGAGCCGGGAGGTGAAGCCTTCCGCGAGACGGTCGCGGCGGGACAGCTCGGTCAGCGCCGAGACCACCCCCGCGTCGAGACGTGAGGGCCAGCGGCCCATCCGCCAGGCGGGCAGCGCCACCCGCGTCAGCAGCCGGTCCCAGCCCGCGTAGGCGAGCCCGACCTGCTCCTGGGCGACGATCCGCACCCCGTAGTCCACCGCCTGTGCGCGCTCGGACGCCGCGGCGGCGACCCCGCGCTCCATTTCGCCCGCGTGCACCCGGCATCCGCGCAGGAGCAGCCGAGCGATCGAGCCGGTGAAGCCGAGCGCGAGCCGCCGCACCGGGCCGAGACCGGGCTTCGCGGCCACGCCGACGGCGGCGTCGAGCCCGCGCACGAAGCGGCGGGCGGCCGCTATGTCCGGGTGCGCGGAGGGGCCCGTACCGGCGACGACGGGGGCGAGGATCGCGCGCAGCTCACCCACGCGCATCCACCACATGAAGGGCGACCCGATGACCAGGACCGGCGCGGCCTGCACCCGCCGGGCGCGACCGCCGCGGACCTCACCGCCCGCCTCGCCGCCCGCCTCGGCTCCTCGCGGGGAGCGGGCGGGACGCGGCGCATGCCCGGCGGCCGCGTGCGCCGGATGCGTGCGGTCCTCCAGCCAGCTGTCGCAGTCCGGCGTGAGGGCTATCGCGGAGGGCGGCGGCACATCGAGGCGCTCCGCCAAGTCCCTGACCAGGCGGTACAGGTCGGGGGCGGCCGATTCCGCGACGTCCACCGTCGGAGAGAGGGCCGGCCTGGCCCGTACGATCACGGCCGCCACCGCGGCCGCGATCGACAGCACGAGCAGCGCGACCGCGATGACCGCCCAGCGCACGGTGTCCCAGCCACTGCCTTCGATACGGCCCTGCGCGGCGGCGACGATCAGCACGACGGCGACAGCCGTCGGCAGCAGGGCCACGGCCAGCGCCCTACTGCGGATGCGCAGCACGGCGAGAGCCCGCGAACGCGCATGCTGCGCGCCCGCCTCTCCACCCATTGCGGTACCGGACACGGCCGGACTTCACCCCCTCTGCCCTGCGGCGACGTTGCTCATGCCCCCACTGTGGCACCCGCCACCGACATCGCAATGCCGGTGGGCCAAGTGCCGGAACGCCTTCGCCGCACCATAGTTGGGCCTCGGGCGGGAGTCATCCGGATGGGCCACTCGTCACCCGATGGAATGGCTTTGGGTAAAGGTGCGGTTGGTGTGGCCCGGCCGGTTCCGGCCGTCGTACGCCGCCGGGCCCAACGCCGCGGGGCCCCGGCGTGAAACCGGGGCCCCGCGGGTGGTGGTGGAGTTCAGCCCTGTGCGCCGGCCGCCTTGCGCGCGATGTCGGTGCGGTGCTGCGAGCCGTCGAGCCGGATCCGGCCGACCGCCGTGTACGCCCGCTCCCGGGCCTGGGCGAGGTCCGCGCCGGTCGCGGTGACCGACAGCACGCGGCCGCCCGCACTCACGACGGCGTCGCCGTCCCTGCGGGTCCCGGCGTGCAGAACGTACGCGGTGGGCTCATCCTGCGCGGCGACCTCGGCGAGACCCTCGATCGGGTCGCCGGTGCGGGGAGCCTCGGGGTAGTTGTGCGAGGCGATGACCACGGTGACGGCCGCGTCGTCGCGCCAGGCCAGCGGCTCCTGTACGTCGAGGGTGCCGTTGGCCGAGCGGAACAGGACGCCCGCGAGCGGCGTGCGGAGGCGGGCGAGCACGACCTGGGTCTCGGGGTCGCCGAAGCGCGCGTTGAACTCGATGACCCGCACCCCGCGCGAGGTGATGGCGAGGCCCGCGTACAGCAGGCCGGAGAACGGGGTGCCGCGGCGGCGCAGTTCGTCGACGGTCGGCTGGAGCACGCTCTGCATGACCTCGTCGACCAGCTTCGGGTCGGCCCACGGCAGCGGCGAATAGGCGCCCATGCCACCGGTGTTGGGGCCCTCGTCGCCGTCGAGCGCGCGCTTGAAGTCCTGCGCGGGCTGGAGCGGCAGGACGGTGACGCCGTCGGTGATCGCGAAGAGCGAGACCTCGGGGCCGTCGAGGAACTCCTCGATGACGACGCGTTCGCAGGCCAGCGCGTGGGCACGGGCGGCGGCGAGGTCGTCGGTCACGACGACGCCCTTGCCGGCGGCGAGGCCGTCGTCCTTCACCACGTACGGAGCGCCGAAGGCGTCGAGCGCCCGGTCGATCTCCTCGGGGGTGGTGCAGAGGTAGGAGCGGGCGGTCGGCACGTTGGCCGCCGCCATCACGTCCTTGGCGAACGCCTTGGAGCCTTCGAGCCGAGCGGCCTCCTTGGAGGGGCCGAAGCAGGGGATGCCCGCGTCCCGTACGGCGTCGGCGACGCCGGCGACGAGCGGCGCCTCGGGCCCGACCACGACGAGCTCGCTGCCGAGCGCGACGGCGAGGCGGGCGACCGCGCCCCCGTCCAGCTGGTCCACGGGGTGGAGTTCGGCGACCTCCGCGATCCCGGCGTTGCCGGGGGCGCAGTGCAGCGCCGTCACGTCGGGGTCGAGGGACAGGGAACGGCACAGGGCGTGCTCGCGGGCACCGCCGCCGATGACAAGGACCTTCACGGCAGCCAGCCTAGCCGCCGCGACGGCTCGCTCTTTGTGCGGGCCACCAGGCGGACGCTCAGCCCTCGTTCGTATATTCCTCCACGACGGTGGCTCCGAGCTCGCGCACGATCAGGTCGTGGCCGGAGAGCGCGTTGTCCACGAGGTCCGGATCGTCGTCCTCCGGAACGTCGTCCTCCGGCCGGACCGGAGGTGGCGGAGGCTCGTCGTGACGCCCCGGCGCGGCGGACTGGGACGACTGCTGTCCGTGCGAGGCCCGCCCCTGGTGGTGGGACTGCGCCCCGGAGGCCCCTGAGGCCCCCGACGTCCCGGACGCCTCGGACGAACCGGGGCCGGAGCCCGCGGCCCCCTGGCCTCCCTGAGCTCCCCCGTGGGTCCCCTGGAATCCCTGGGGCCCCTGAGCCCCTTGCGGCCCGGAGGCCTGCTGAGCGGACTGCGACGACTGGTACTGCTGGGACGCGTGCGGGGCCGGGGGGCGGGGCGCACCGCCCCCGAAGTTGGCAGCGGCAGCCGGGGGCTGGGCGCCGCCCGACGGGTCGATGATCGCCTCGACCTTCCACTGCACCCCGAACCGCTCGGACAGCACACTGCGCAGCACGTCTTCGCTGCCGCTGCTCGCGAAGTTGTCCCGGGCGCCCGCGTTGATGAAGCCGAGCTGGACGGTGGTGCCGTCGAACCCGGCCACCTGCGCGTTCTGGCTGAGCAGGATCCAGGTGAAGCGCCGCTTGTTCTTCACGGCCTCCAGGATGTCCGGCCACATGTTGCGTACTTGCAGGGCGTTGCCCTGGGCGGCAGCGGTCGGAACGGGGGCGGCGGGGGCCGGGGCCGGGCCGGGGGTGGGCTCGGCGGATCCGGCGGACGCGGCAGAGGGCCAGGCGCCGGAGCCCGAGCCTGCGCCGGAACCCGACCCCGATCCGGCCCCCGAGCCGGGAGCCGAGCCGGGAGCCGACGCACCGGGCCAGGCACCGGGACGCTGGCCGCCCCCCTGTCCGGGCGCCGCGGCGGAGGGCCAGGCACCGGCGGCGGGCCCGGCCTGCGCGGCGGGCCGCGCCTGTACGGGCTGGGACTGGGCGGGCTGGGGCTGAGCGGATGGCGCCTGCTGCGGCGCGGGGTCCTGCGGCGCGGGGTCCTGCGGCCCGGGTTGCCGTGCGGCGGGCTGCTGCTGCGGGGTCGATTGCGGCGAGGCCGGAGCCTGCGGCGAGGCCGGTCCTGCGTGGGCGGGCGCGCCCGTCTGCCCCGGAGCACCCGTCTGCCCCGGACCACCCGCACCGCGCGCCGCGGCCCGAGCGGCATCGGGCCCGCCGAAGCCGCCGGATCCACCGGGCCCACCAGGTCCACCAGGTCCACCGAGCCCACCGGGTCCGTCTGCGGAACCGCCCTGCAGGGGGGCATGCGCCTCGGGCCCCGGCACGTACCCCATGGCGGGGCCGCCGGCCGGCGCGGCCTGGAACTGGAGCGCCCCCCGCTCCAGCCGGTCGATGCGGGCCTGGAGCGAGCGCTCGTCGTCGTACGCGGCCGGCAGCAGCACCCGGGCACAGATCAATTCGAGCTGGAGCCGGGGCGAGGTGGCCCCGCGCATCTCGGTGAGCCCCGCGTTGACGAGATCGGCGGCCCGGCTCAGCTCGGCCGCGCCGAACACGGAGGCCTGCGCCTGCATGCGCTCCACGACATCGGCCGGGGCGTCGATGAGCCCCTTCTCCCCCGCGTCGGGAACCGCGGCGAGGATCACGAGGTCCCGCAGGCGCTCCAGGAGGTCGGCGACGAAGCGGCGCGGGTCGTTGCCGCCCTCGATGATGTGGTCGACGACCTCGAACGCGGCCGCGCCGTCGCCGGAGGCGAAGGCGTCGACCACCGAATCGAGCAG
Encoded here:
- a CDS encoding ABC transporter ATP-binding protein, yielding MAGTAGTAGTADVIEVEELRRTYAGGFEAVSGISFSVARGELFALLGTNGAGKTSTVELLEGLAPPSGGSVRVLGHDPYTERAAVRPRTGVMLQEGGFPAELTVAETVRMWAGCTSGARPVAEALELVDLGRRSEVRVKQLSGGEKRRLDLALALLARPEVLFLDEPTTGLDAEGRRDTWELVRALRDGGTTVLLTTHYLEEAEALAERLAILHEGRIAATGRVDEVVAAQPSHISFELPDGYHLGDLPPLDRLGVTGHETAGRTVSLKTTQLQHAATGLLLWARDSAVELRGLDVRSASLEEAFLKIAQDRRGEKETVR
- a CDS encoding ABC transporter permease — encoded protein: MSTTTLDAVGSPARPKERPTTSAAGRMKALARAELTLLGRNKSTMFTVLLLPSVLTASMYGTVSSIDLAKNGLNAGTVLLPGSLGFALLFALYSPLVGIYVVRREELVLKRLRTGELRDWEILAGAALPAVLIALAQSALLVVGCSLWLHVPPPGSWWLAVVGLLLGIAVMGALATATAAVTRTAEGAQVAVMPMMLLSTAGSGLVVPLDMLPDKVAAVCDALPLTPVIQLIRGAWTGGAGAGDVLRELLVMVVWTLIAVLVVRKRFRWEPRR
- a CDS encoding sensor histidine kinase — translated: MFGRIHAWHRRHWRDRSRVEKVEFQSRLIWRCTTWFFFLSWEVPFVLQGLRHEPLPLALAAAALVTGAAQAHQGIRSHRAALDQYLGRGTAPRRPLLVSLGLCMASLALVAALYAAHGLNITDLTLITPYLVIPFGMTYSTVTAPWTFLRRFALLALPTVAVFAAAGVRGGRLLALALVVALSGGWILLMARCGAWTLSVMWESDRARETEARLAVAEERLRFGRDMHDVLGRNLAVIALKAELAVQLAQRGRPEAVAQMVEVQRIAQESQKEVRDVVRGYREADLGVEIEGARGVLGAAGIGCDYSGPADGLTVEAQSALGWVVREATTNVLRHGDARNVAINLAVTEHTATLVVENDGVPERPNTTPGFGLAGLRERLSALGGTLEAGPAGDGMFRLTAEVPR
- a CDS encoding response regulator transcription factor yields the protein MRRVRVLLADDEHLIRGALAALLGLEDDLEVVAEAASGPEALAMARAHRPDVAVLDLEMPGADGVTVATQLRAELPSCRTMIVTGHGRPGHLKRALSAGVRGFVPKTVSARRLAEIIRSVHAGNRYVDPELAADAISAGDSPLTVREAEVLAFAADGAPVAEIAERAALSQGTVRNYLSSAAAKLGAENRHTAVRLARERGWV
- a CDS encoding phosphoribosylaminoimidazolesuccinocarboxamide synthase, producing the protein MSGFVEKPEPTEVPGLTHLHTGKVRDLYRNEAGDLVMVASDRLSAYDWVLPTEIPDKGRVLTQLSLWWFDLLADLVPHHVISSEVPAGAPADWAGRTLVCKSLTMVPVECVARGYLAGSGLAEYNTSRTVCGLALPEGLDNGSELPAPIFTPATKAAVGEHDENVSYEEVARQVGAETAAQLRQATLAVYGRARDVARERGIILADTKFEFGFAGEELVIADEVLTPDSSRFWPAATWEPGRDQPSYDKQYVRDWLTSAESGWDRTSEQPPPALPQRVVDATRAKYVEAYERLTGTSWA
- a CDS encoding N,N-dimethylformamidase beta subunit family domain-containing protein, with protein sequence MGVERSEHIRRWESGALAHAVSDPFGQGPLPWLRGSETYFDDTGHVVPWYVDHLPAQHGAPRSSTRGTARVSGPRTADDVRQQIKGFASSGAVAPGEAIDFHITVDPPQQFTVDVYRIGHYGGDGAAKIATSPRLSGIVQPPPLTADRTVSCHHWWQSWRYQVPTHASIGAHVAVLTTADGYRSHIPFTVRDDHPADLLLLLPDITWQAYNLYPEDGRTGASLYHAWDGEGGLLGEEDAAITVSFDRPYAGAGLPLHVGHAYDFIRWAERYGYDLAYADARDLHAGRVDPTRYRGLVFPGHDEYWSAPMRRAVELARDGGTSLVFLSANTMYWQVELGPSPSGVPNRLLTCRKRRGPGRPALWREVAKPEQQLLGIQYAGRVPEPAPMVVRNADHWLWEATGAGDGDEIEGLVAGEADRYYPRTALPEHRDRILLAHSPYQDSEQHTRHQETSLYRAPSGALVFASGTFAWSPALDRPGHVDTRIQRATANLLDRICKRD
- the purD gene encoding phosphoribosylamine--glycine ligase, encoding MKVLVIGGGAREHALCRSLSLDPDVTALHCAPGNAGIAEVAELHPVDQLDGGAVARLAVALGSELVVVGPEAPLVAGVADAVRDAGIPCFGPSKEAARLEGSKAFAKDVMAAANVPTARSYLCTTPEEIDRALDAFGAPYVVKDDGLAAGKGVVVTDDLAAARAHALACERVVIEEFLDGPEVSLFAITDGVTVLPLQPAQDFKRALDGDEGPNTGGMGAYSPLPWADPKLVDEVMQSVLQPTVDELRRRGTPFSGLLYAGLAITSRGVRVIEFNARFGDPETQVVLARLRTPLAGVLFRSANGTLDVQEPLAWRDDAAVTVVIASHNYPEAPRTGDPIEGLAEVAAQDEPTAYVLHAGTRRDGDAVVSAGGRVLSVTATGADLAQARERAYTAVGRIRLDGSQHRTDIARKAAGAQG
- a CDS encoding DNA polymerase III subunit gamma and tau encodes the protein MSSLALYRRYRPESFAEVIGQEHVTDPLQQALRNNRVNHAYLFSGPRGCGKTTSARILARCLNCEQGPTPTPCGECQSCQDLARNGPGSIDVIEIDAASHGGVDDARELREKAFFGPASSRYKIYIIDEAHMVTSAGFNALLKVVEEPPEHLKFIFATTEPEKVIGTIRSRTHHYPFRLVPPGTLREYLGEVCGREGIPIQDGVLPLVVRAGAGSVRDSMSVMDQLLAGAAADGVTYAMATALLGYTDTSLLDSVVDAFASGDGAAAFEVVDHIIEGGNDPRRFVADLLERLRDLVILAAVPDAGEKGLIDAPADVVERMQAQASVFGAAELSRAADLVNAGLTEMRGATSPRLQLELICARVLLPAAYDDERSLQARIDRLERGALQFQAAPAGGPAMGYVPGPEAHAPLQGGSADGPGGLGGPGGPGGPGGSGGFGGPDAARAAARGAGGPGQTGAPGQTGAPAHAGPASPQAPASPQSTPQQQPAARQPGPQDPAPQDPAPQQAPSAQPQPAQSQPVQARPAAQAGPAAGAWPSAAAPGQGGGQRPGAWPGASAPGSAPGSGAGSGSGSGAGSGSGAWPSAASAGSAEPTPGPAPAPAAPVPTAAAQGNALQVRNMWPDILEAVKNKRRFTWILLSQNAQVAGFDGTTVQLGFINAGARDNFASSGSEDVLRSVLSERFGVQWKVEAIIDPSGGAQPPAAAANFGGGAPRPPAPHASQQYQSSQSAQQASGPQGAQGPQGFQGTHGGAQGGQGAAGSGPGSSEASGTSGASGASGAQSHHQGRASHGQQSSQSAAPGRHDEPPPPPVRPEDDVPEDDDPDLVDNALSGHDLIVRELGATVVEEYTNEG